One window of Mycoplasma parvum str. Indiana genomic DNA carries:
- a CDS encoding CPBP family intramembrane glutamic endopeptidase produces MILIFSTISFFQEMRINGAATNNGQHSKRWYETPQLSYLKIGYLFIIGCLFMIMNCKYKNCHKLGKYCNFFYPEYKLWTFCSIIQPFLILLSQIIEGVPNSEEKKGGEAISIILLFIQVAQFYIIYIYLKSCWKPVSQQFFSLYRNKWGIFDSARFTYYATRIFGILFLEIIIFAAFNLLIQNFLTNSKSSTPSNGTENQNQIVGKLNNIKQGQEIGRFIFTVITLIIISPFIEEIIYRKVTLKTTNFNWKTIFTSSIIFSLSHINVTKETIFHLWPYLLGGFTYALTYKYFKNIWVGILTHSLHNLITLIIVLWKIFNPHSVNTIATNTII; encoded by the coding sequence TTGATATTAATATTCTCAACCATTTCTTTTTTTCAGGAAATGAGAATAAATGGCGCCGCAACAAATAATGGACAACATTCTAAGAGATGATACGAAACACCTCAACTATCTTATCTAAAAATTGGATATCTTTTCATTATTGGTTGCTTATTCATGATTATGAATTGCAAATATAAAAATTGTCATAAATTGGGAAAATATTGCAATTTTTTTTATCCCGAATATAAACTCTGAACATTTTGCTCTATTATCCAACCATTTTTAATTTTGTTATCTCAAATTATTGAAGGAGTGCCAAATTCCGAAGAAAAAAAAGGAGGAGAGGCGATAAGCATCATCTTACTTTTTATTCAAGTGGCGCAATTTTACATTATCTATATTTATTTAAAGAGTTGTTGAAAGCCTGTCAGTCAACAATTTTTCTCGCTATATAGAAATAAATGAGGAATATTTGATTCCGCAAGATTTACTTATTATGCCACGAGAATTTTTGGAATATTGTTTTTAGAAATTATTATTTTCGCTGCTTTTAATTTATTAATTCAAAATTTTTTAACTAATTCTAAAAGTTCAACACCAAGCAATGGAACTGAAAATCAAAACCAAATAGTAGGAAAACTAAATAATATAAAACAAGGTCAAGAAATTGGAAGATTTATTTTTACAGTAATTACATTAATTATTATCTCTCCCTTTATTGAAGAAATAATATATAGGAAAGTAACACTAAAAACTACAAACTTTAATTGAAAAACAATTTTTACTAGTTCTATTATTTTTTCTCTTTCACATATAAATGTCACTAAAGAAACAATTTTTCATCTTTGACCTTATTTATTGGGAGGATTCACCTATGCTTTAACTTATAAATATTTCAAAAATATTTGAGTGGGGATATTAACTCACTCTTTACATAACTTAATTACATTAATAATAGTTTTGTGAAAAATTTTTAATCCTCACTCAGTAAATACAATAGCTACTAACACCATTATTTAA
- a CDS encoding transcription antitermination factor NusB → MDSEIQSYRISRFQKRINICEAIYSDLIWNSFDEAKKSKKHGNDSWTGFEWRIYKRYIKDKTLFLEQIDQLLRTDWSVHRLNLSILAIILEAFSEYSVFKTEPAILIQQSVLLAKDYGEDEYKLVHAVIDNYIKQLLIKEKEIKKNNN, encoded by the coding sequence GTGGATAGTGAAATTCAATCTTATAGAATATCGAGATTTCAGAAGCGAATTAATATATGCGAAGCAATATATTCTGATTTAATTTGAAATTCTTTTGATGAAGCTAAAAAGAGCAAGAAGCATGGAAATGATAGTTGGACTGGCTTTGAATGGCGCATTTACAAAAGATACATTAAAGATAAAACTCTTTTTTTAGAACAAATTGATCAACTTTTAAGAACAGATTGAAGTGTTCACAGATTAAATTTGAGTATTCTTGCGATTATTCTGGAAGCTTTTTCAGAATATTCAGTTTTCAAAACGGAACCTGCAATTTTAATTCAACAATCTGTATTATTAGCTAAAGATTATGGAGAAGATGAATATAAATTAGTACATGCTGTAATAGATAATTACATAAAACAATTATTAATCAAGGAGAAGGAAATAAAGAAAAACAACAATTAG
- a CDS encoding MFS transporter: MFNFLVQRRNLPFWPPERPTNKYKIQLNLDLKTFYPKAFNMWIALFFAYCMFCTNWLIFSKLKGSSSGNTKTGWSEAFEFISKGTAADSVNFAITIARGIFTIPASYILMKLGFRKACLMACALVTLSLPLVFSPHWTVLILGRLIMAAGGTLTIIYISPLLSKLVLPEKRKKLVAWNGFTFALSGLVVNLLFMISPISNFLTTYWRWTASVTALLAFLPLIFFYIHGKDFELISLSEKLSLEKKENYFTLLREKEAWLWILTYSCLLVVSVLFSTFVPDKLKGLISHLSSENKEKLSSAQGEIFKTIDWKSLYTVIFFTGTCFGLFFLGKLNLSRFQRTSIVKCSLHTMFAIWVVMSAAAWAMNIWGNDSTIFWFTNVIIFLGAFFLAFFGLGIQSVLLFIPLEYKNYSTQKTATFFSCIWGIGYIILTAYYIIASVLANNVNSLVSLSFLTALIFLFCIFSSKLRESKPEYVDLIKLFRFNSLKKIN; this comes from the coding sequence TTGTTTAATTTTTTAGTTCAAAGAAGGAATCTTCCTTTTTGACCTCCTGAAAGACCAACTAATAAATATAAGATACAGCTCAATTTAGATTTAAAGACCTTCTATCCGAAGGCCTTTAATATGTGAATAGCTTTATTTTTTGCTTATTGTATGTTTTGTACTAATTGATTAATTTTTTCTAAATTAAAAGGATCATCATCGGGAAATACAAAAACAGGTTGAAGTGAAGCTTTTGAATTTATCTCAAAAGGAACTGCAGCAGATTCAGTTAATTTTGCAATTACCATAGCTAGAGGTATTTTCACAATCCCAGCTTCTTATATATTGATGAAGCTTGGTTTTAGGAAAGCATGTTTAATGGCATGTGCTTTAGTTACTCTTTCTTTGCCTTTAGTATTTAGTCCCCATTGAACTGTTCTCATTTTAGGGAGATTAATTATGGCTGCAGGAGGAACTTTGACAATAATTTACATTTCTCCTTTACTGTCAAAATTAGTTCTTCCTGAAAAGAGAAAAAAATTAGTAGCTTGAAACGGATTTACTTTTGCTCTCTCAGGGCTGGTAGTAAATTTATTATTCATGATCTCTCCTATTTCTAATTTTTTAACTACATATTGAAGATGAACTGCAAGTGTAACTGCATTATTAGCATTTCTACCTTTAATTTTCTTTTATATTCATGGAAAAGACTTTGAATTAATTTCTCTCTCAGAGAAATTATCTTTGGAGAAAAAAGAGAATTACTTTACTCTTTTGAGAGAAAAAGAGGCTTGATTATGAATTTTGACTTATAGCTGTTTATTAGTGGTTTCAGTGTTATTTTCTACTTTTGTTCCTGATAAATTAAAAGGATTAATTAGTCATTTATCTAGCGAAAATAAAGAAAAATTAAGTTCAGCGCAAGGAGAAATATTTAAAACTATTGATTGAAAATCACTTTATACAGTGATTTTCTTTACTGGAACTTGTTTTGGTCTTTTCTTTTTAGGAAAATTAAATCTTTCAAGATTTCAAAGAACTTCAATAGTTAAATGTTCTTTGCATACTATGTTCGCTATTTGAGTTGTAATGTCCGCAGCCGCTTGAGCAATGAATATTTGGGGAAATGATAGTACTATTTTTTGATTTACGAATGTCATTATTTTTCTTGGAGCTTTTTTTCTGGCCTTTTTTGGTTTAGGAATTCAATCAGTTCTACTATTTATTCCTCTTGAATACAAGAATTATAGTACTCAAAAAACAGCCACCTTTTTTAGCTGTATTTGAGGTATAGGATATATTATTCTAACAGCATACTATATTATTGCTTCAGTTTTAGCAAATAATGTTAATTCTTTAGTTTCATTAAGCTTTTTAACAGCTTTAATATTTTTATTTTGTATTTTTTCTTCCAAATTGAGAGAATCTAAACCAGAATATGTAGATTTAATTAAATTATTTAGATTTAATTCTTTAAAAAAAATTAACTAA
- a CDS encoding DUF3713 domain-containing protein, with protein MLSLIGGGAGIPLYRTYGIPEKDIKMEKFDSTIKYWNNILSIIPGSNETEKVSMLFSKNLTTFSKSTVENVVKQLLMGWIIKMWKNQKDFYPISQKINKFFFDYHLNYWKSKNNLDDFSWGLIKNFFIDFFFKEKGWFLLNKFEDFRNFVFEQWKEQEKPFEIYEWNINYSTKGENSDIFNKPNNLAKEKEEIKNYLFPAFETIHSNYRQFILNLKNQKEIDSKYFQKKVLTISKLKEIKDGRKLASLLYLFNILENKNSTFSSNGDKLSELDLSNLRNKTNTNFEENPLLLFLEKLEENKNYTNQQKISGDCILVKKSIFKEDFWNKILEENRRSWWPSSNQYACLYGVRELKNKKSNEWGNDKFIISREKEGISIYGIPKKNQFSSISMDKLAKSDFENIEKFLNHNFENIFFKYLLSKKNGNGQTNLFFELKLDLMRAQKTDKLSFEEYFKKHSEIFGAIKEYLEKLYWVENIKNFSSILSSIYREVPSSFATHLPNNSANGDPQNKRIIVLNDEDGLFNPHPLIFGNKNSFSEEEIKFDNLRQKENKEKQNGNNHYVFYSKLFNSLIKNNIYGLEEKANKLKELLNKEGEKDFQIKSLENIFHSELLNRANLEKILENKSLLVNSVFSKKIEELLNVAANNEDENLAGQIKRFADFLNTNNENIENGEEKNKWENLINKTLFLDSWLSLPVEERAIFGNLQNNPEEGEEEKSTEDNGRKIDSWITKARNSWILRNFYLSDDAYESSSLNSRELISFLYSIYWLRKNNYSNLSKLTNHIFNKSFNKNSYLVWLKEINPETMEEIAKKLEDKNEDSSKPKNLLSNFTQSLPSEIQNPLLTGTTNFSKEEEKISSKKREFSFYKEIFEAQAIKNDVHGAEKNKLGGFMGLITPKFTTKEIPEELKTSIFEKFWINNDSKNTNFSSTEEENKGFLEGLFFEDNWKIHLQSNEELKTIFDSFKLKKKILKYLNLQDKTRPNPTLLQALAELFDSSQVEKDFDLEALTIGELKEKIKQVLENKQSGEQVSQTSETQDGKKNYKDFYRMWNRFSGFFRTLPDQKTPYIFTDKKGDKERHYLTFLFQVNQFDFLGENIDKLKEQLSEDTLDLLVALLASNTEAREWIYNNELIKQLNLIS; from the coding sequence ATGCTTTCTTTAATAGGCGGGGGAGCTGGAATACCACTTTATAGAACTTATGGAATTCCTGAAAAAGATATAAAAATGGAAAAATTTGATTCAACCATTAAATATTGAAATAATATTCTTTCGATTATTCCAGGAAGTAATGAAACCGAAAAAGTTTCTATGTTGTTTTCAAAGAATTTAACAACTTTTTCTAAAAGTACTGTAGAAAATGTTGTTAAACAGCTTTTAATGGGATGAATTATCAAAATGTGGAAAAATCAGAAAGATTTTTATCCAATTTCTCAAAAAATTAATAAATTTTTCTTTGATTATCACTTAAATTATTGAAAAAGTAAGAATAATTTAGATGATTTTTCTTGAGGTTTAATTAAAAATTTTTTCATTGATTTCTTTTTTAAAGAAAAAGGATGATTTTTATTAAATAAATTTGAAGATTTTAGAAATTTTGTTTTTGAACAATGGAAAGAACAAGAAAAACCTTTTGAAATTTATGAATGAAATATTAATTATTCAACTAAAGGAGAAAATAGCGATATTTTTAATAAACCAAATAATTTAGCAAAAGAAAAAGAAGAAATAAAGAATTATTTATTTCCTGCATTTGAAACAATTCACTCAAATTACAGACAATTCATTTTGAATTTGAAAAATCAAAAAGAAATTGATTCTAAATATTTCCAAAAGAAAGTATTAACTATTTCCAAATTAAAAGAAATAAAAGATGGAAGAAAATTGGCCTCTTTACTTTATCTTTTCAATATTTTGGAAAATAAAAACTCTACTTTTTCTTCTAATGGAGATAAGCTTTCAGAGCTTGATTTATCTAATTTAAGAAATAAAACTAATACAAATTTTGAAGAAAATCCTTTGCTTCTATTTTTAGAAAAATTAGAGGAAAATAAAAATTACACAAATCAGCAAAAAATTAGTGGGGATTGTATATTAGTTAAAAAATCAATATTTAAAGAGGATTTTTGAAATAAGATATTAGAAGAAAATAGGAGAAGTTGATGGCCTAGTTCAAATCAATATGCTTGTCTGTATGGTGTTAGAGAATTAAAAAATAAAAAATCCAATGAATGGGGTAATGATAAATTCATAATTTCTCGAGAAAAAGAAGGAATAAGTATTTATGGTATTCCGAAAAAAAATCAATTTTCTTCTATTTCTATGGATAAATTAGCTAAAAGTGATTTTGAAAATATTGAAAAATTTTTAAATCATAATTTCGAAAATATATTTTTTAAATATTTGCTATCTAAAAAAAATGGAAATGGACAAACTAATTTATTTTTTGAATTGAAATTAGATTTAATGAGAGCTCAAAAAACAGATAAATTAAGTTTTGAGGAATATTTCAAGAAACATTCAGAGATATTTGGTGCAATTAAAGAATATTTAGAAAAACTTTATTGAGTGGAAAATATCAAGAATTTTTCAAGCATTCTTTCAAGTATATATAGGGAAGTTCCTTCTTCTTTTGCAACACATCTACCAAATAATTCTGCAAATGGAGATCCACAAAATAAAAGAATAATTGTTTTAAATGATGAAGATGGATTATTTAATCCTCATCCCCTTATTTTTGGAAATAAAAATTCTTTTTCAGAAGAAGAAATTAAATTTGATAATTTGAGGCAAAAAGAAAATAAAGAAAAACAAAATGGCAATAATCATTATGTTTTTTATAGCAAATTATTTAATTCTTTAATTAAAAACAATATTTATGGATTAGAAGAAAAGGCCAATAAATTAAAAGAATTATTAAATAAAGAAGGAGAAAAAGATTTTCAAATTAAGTCTTTAGAAAATATTTTTCATTCAGAATTACTTAATAGAGCAAATTTGGAGAAAATATTAGAAAATAAATCTTTATTAGTTAATTCAGTATTTTCCAAGAAAATAGAAGAATTACTTAATGTCGCGGCTAATAATGAAGATGAAAATCTTGCAGGACAAATTAAAAGATTTGCAGATTTTCTTAATACAAATAATGAAAATATCGAAAATGGAGAAGAAAAAAATAAATGGGAGAATTTAATTAATAAGACTTTATTTTTAGATAGTTGACTAAGTTTGCCAGTTGAAGAAAGAGCAATATTTGGAAATTTACAAAATAATCCAGAAGAAGGAGAAGAAGAAAAATCAACTGAAGATAATGGACGAAAAATTGACTCTTGAATTACTAAAGCAAGAAATTCTTGAATATTAAGAAATTTTTATTTAAGTGATGATGCTTATGAAAGTAGTTCCTTGAATTCTAGAGAATTAATTTCTTTTTTATATTCAATATATTGACTTAGAAAAAATAATTATTCAAATTTATCTAAATTAACAAATCATATTTTTAATAAGAGTTTCAATAAAAACTCTTATTTAGTTTGATTAAAAGAAATAAATCCGGAAACAATGGAAGAAATAGCTAAAAAATTAGAAGACAAAAATGAAGATTCCAGCAAACCTAAAAATTTACTTTCTAATTTCACACAATCTTTACCTTCAGAAATACAAAATCCATTATTAACTGGAACTACAAACTTTTCCAAAGAGGAAGAAAAAATCTCTTCTAAAAAAAGAGAATTTAGTTTTTACAAAGAAATTTTTGAAGCACAAGCTATTAAAAATGATGTACATGGAGCAGAGAAAAATAAATTAGGTGGATTTATGGGATTAATAACTCCTAAATTTACAACTAAAGAGATTCCAGAAGAGCTTAAAACAAGTATTTTTGAAAAGTTTTGAATAAATAATGATTCAAAAAATACTAATTTTTCTTCAACAGAAGAAGAGAATAAAGGATTTTTAGAAGGTCTATTTTTTGAAGATAATTGAAAAATTCATTTACAAAGTAATGAAGAGCTAAAAACTATTTTTGATTCTTTTAAATTAAAGAAAAAAATTTTAAAATATTTGAATTTACAAGATAAAACTAGACCTAATCCAACTTTATTGCAAGCTTTAGCTGAATTATTTGATAGTAGTCAAGTTGAAAAAGATTTTGATCTTGAGGCTTTAACTATTGGTGAGTTAAAAGAAAAAATTAAGCAAGTTTTAGAAAATAAACAGTCAGGCGAACAAGTTTCTCAAACTTCTGAAACTCAAGATGGAAAAAAAAATTACAAAGATTTTTATAGAATGTGAAATAGATTTTCCGGATTTTTTAGAACCCTTCCAGATCAAAAAACGCCTTATATATTTACTGATAAGAAAGGAGATAAGGAAAGACATTACTTAACTTTCTTATTTCAAGTAAATCAATTTGACTTTTTGGGAGAAAATATAGATAAATTAAAAGAACAACTATCAGAAGATACTTTAGATTTACTTGTAGCTCTTTTAGCTTCCAATACGGAAGCTAGAGAATGAATTTACAACAATGAATTAATTAAACAATTAAATTTAATCTCCTAA
- a CDS encoding nicotinate phosphoribosyltransferase, whose amino-acid sequence MGNLKKIISSYFFDAQKLSSIYSDEIVVMQFFQRKNSVILSGIKEVLKLLEKEIENKRIKVRYLEEGALINNLEVVLELEGKYQYISIYEGIIDGILSRSTSLSNNAKECISAAQGIEIICMADRSDHYRNIEGDCWAYYVGGIRSFSAPNLKSFPFYKELSSNEKEKINVYHSLPHGAIQIFEGDILKTMKKYHEIFPKLPLIALVDFNNNVIEDSLTVLKEFGKKLKGVRVDTHPTIKDSSLIDFPEERKYMGVNPTLIKKLRESLDSFGGKHVKIYISSGLTPEKIKEFIDEKVRVDGFGVGQFLTHINIFFTGDLVKLGDKKISKFGRSYRENKRLIEIN is encoded by the coding sequence GTGGGAAATCTCAAAAAAATAATTTCTAGCTATTTTTTTGATGCCCAAAAATTATCTTCTATATATTCTGATGAAATAGTAGTGATGCAATTTTTTCAGAGAAAAAATTCAGTTATTCTATCAGGAATTAAAGAAGTTTTAAAACTTTTAGAGAAAGAAATAGAAAATAAAAGAATTAAAGTTCGTTATTTAGAAGAAGGAGCTTTAATTAATAATTTAGAAGTAGTGCTAGAGCTAGAAGGGAAATATCAATATATTTCCATTTATGAAGGAATAATAGATGGAATTCTTTCAAGATCTACTTCTTTATCAAATAATGCTAAAGAATGCATTTCTGCGGCTCAAGGTATAGAAATTATTTGTATGGCAGATAGATCAGATCACTATAGAAATATAGAAGGAGATTGTTGAGCTTATTATGTGGGAGGGATTAGATCTTTTTCAGCCCCCAATTTAAAAAGTTTCCCCTTCTATAAAGAATTATCTTCTAATGAAAAAGAAAAAATAAATGTTTACCATTCTCTTCCTCATGGAGCTATTCAAATTTTTGAAGGAGATATCTTAAAGACTATGAAAAAATATCATGAAATTTTTCCCAAATTACCTTTAATAGCATTAGTAGATTTCAATAATAATGTAATAGAAGATTCGTTGACAGTGCTTAAAGAATTTGGAAAAAAATTAAAAGGAGTTAGAGTGGATACCCATCCAACAATTAAAGATTCTTCTTTAATTGATTTTCCCGAGGAAAGAAAATATATGGGAGTGAATCCTACATTAATTAAAAAATTAAGAGAATCCTTAGATTCTTTTGGAGGAAAACATGTAAAGATTTATATTTCTTCTGGACTTACTCCAGAAAAAATTAAAGAATTTATTGATGAAAAAGTTAGAGTTGATGGTTTTGGTGTAGGTCAATTTTTAACTCATATAAATATTTTTTTTACTGGAGATTTAGTTAAATTAGGAGATAAAAAAATATCTAAATTTGGAAGAAGTTATAGAGAAAATAAAAGATTAATAGAAATTAATTAA
- the nadD gene encoding nicotinate (nicotinamide) nucleotide adenylyltransferase — MYKYKALKIGLFGGSFNPPHLGHIYLSKYAIKTLKLDYLILIPTFQSVDKDKNIYADSQDRLNMLLLSIAGKKVIISSYELKLEKAIESIITVRHFKSLFPSAKLYFLFGEDHCSSLNTWKNIKELFSLTAPVIFRRTKNFSKEKILPYLTKLNILNTKFLNNPFFPISSSEFRRSRKKNLLHKDVYKYIENKKLYLK, encoded by the coding sequence TTGTACAAATATAAAGCTTTAAAAATAGGGCTATTTGGGGGTTCTTTTAATCCTCCACATTTAGGACATATTTATCTTTCTAAATATGCTATTAAAACACTTAAATTAGACTATTTAATTCTTATACCTACTTTTCAATCAGTAGATAAAGATAAAAATATTTATGCTGATTCTCAAGATAGATTAAATATGTTATTGCTTTCTATAGCAGGAAAAAAAGTAATAATTTCTTCTTATGAATTAAAGCTAGAAAAAGCAATAGAATCAATTATTACAGTTAGACACTTTAAGTCTTTATTTCCTAGCGCAAAACTTTATTTTTTGTTTGGAGAAGATCATTGCTCTTCTCTAAATACTTGAAAAAATATTAAAGAATTATTTTCTTTAACTGCTCCTGTTATTTTTAGAAGAACTAAAAACTTTTCCAAAGAAAAAATTCTTCCTTACTTAACTAAACTAAATATTTTGAATACTAAATTTCTGAATAACCCCTTTTTTCCCATTTCTTCTTCTGAATTTAGAAGAAGTAGAAAAAAAAATTTATTACATAAAGATGTTTACAAATACATCGAAAATAAAAAACTTTATTTAAAGTAA
- the rpsB gene encoding 30S ribosomal protein S2 has protein sequence MNEKRDLISIEKMVEFDLHLGAKSRLWEPKMAPFLLKEEYKKRHIINLEKTMEHLQNAYSYLYDLSRSGLEIMFVSSKNKIIADIVKESAKRVNVFYITQRWLGGLFTNFRQVNKTLNKLTELDEFLKQENLSQQLTKKEISQLKKKKLKIEKNYDGIKGLTKLPDVLVIFNPVNDLIPILEAKKMDIPVVGIINSNNNPDIVDFSIPANNFSPKSIYLLANLLCDAIAEAVGQETLIAYKEDSLVTIPEHLELLSSSSHGKK, from the coding sequence ATGAATGAAAAAAGAGATCTAATTTCTATAGAAAAAATGGTAGAATTTGACCTTCATTTAGGGGCTAAATCAAGATTATGAGAGCCAAAGATGGCTCCATTTTTATTGAAAGAAGAATATAAGAAAAGACACATTATTAATTTAGAAAAAACTATGGAACATTTACAAAATGCATATTCTTATCTTTATGACTTATCTAGATCAGGATTAGAAATTATGTTTGTTTCTTCTAAAAACAAAATTATTGCTGATATAGTTAAAGAATCAGCAAAAAGAGTTAATGTCTTTTATATTACTCAAAGATGACTAGGGGGTTTATTCACTAATTTCAGACAGGTAAATAAAACCTTAAATAAATTAACAGAATTAGATGAGTTTTTAAAACAAGAAAATCTTAGTCAACAATTAACTAAAAAAGAAATTTCTCAATTAAAAAAGAAAAAGCTAAAGATAGAAAAAAATTATGATGGAATTAAAGGTTTAACTAAATTGCCTGATGTGCTGGTAATTTTTAATCCTGTAAATGATTTAATTCCCATATTAGAAGCTAAAAAAATGGATATTCCAGTAGTAGGAATAATAAATAGTAATAACAATCCTGATATTGTTGATTTTTCTATTCCAGCTAATAATTTTTCTCCTAAATCTATTTATTTATTGGCTAATTTATTGTGCGATGCCATTGCAGAAGCAGTAGGGCAAGAAACATTAATAGCTTATAAAGAAGATAGTCTTGTAACTATTCCTGAACATTTAGAGTTACTGTCTTCTTCTAGTCATGGTAAGAAATAA
- a CDS encoding DJ-1/PfpI family protein, with product MSKIVKIGILTANNIEDMEFIIPFDIWRRAKFVVETISCEVKNNALLHYSNMKISANFKLKLTNLEQYDLLFFPGGPAFRAYLSPPATFKDLGESKLHTAIKKFYKSPDKWLVSICAAPISLLTILEGELHENFKFTCYNDSKLIGDYSKLWVDKPVVIHQERQFITAQAASCALQLAFLVVELFTSKEEAIKLAKTILYDYVSPLGD from the coding sequence ATGTCTAAAATAGTGAAAATAGGCATTCTTACAGCAAACAATATTGAAGATATGGAATTCATTATTCCTTTTGATATTTGAAGAAGAGCTAAATTTGTTGTAGAAACAATTTCTTGTGAAGTGAAAAATAATGCATTATTGCATTACTCAAATATGAAAATTAGTGCTAATTTCAAATTAAAACTAACAAATTTAGAGCAATATGATCTCCTTTTCTTTCCTGGGGGTCCAGCTTTTAGAGCTTATCTTTCCCCTCCAGCTACTTTTAAAGATTTAGGTGAATCTAAATTGCATACAGCAATTAAAAAATTCTATAAAAGTCCAGACAAATGATTAGTTTCTATTTGTGCTGCTCCAATTTCACTATTAACTATACTAGAAGGAGAACTTCACGAAAACTTTAAATTCACTTGTTACAATGATTCAAAATTAATTGGTGATTATTCTAAATTATGGGTTGATAAGCCAGTTGTTATTCATCAAGAAAGACAATTTATTACTGCTCAAGCAGCTAGTTGTGCTTTACAACTAGCTTTCTTAGTGGTAGAACTATTTACTAGTAAAGAAGAAGCTATTAAATTGGCTAAAACTATTCTTTATGATTATGTTTCTCCTTTAGGAGATTAA